Proteins from a genomic interval of Brevinematia bacterium:
- a CDS encoding NosD domain-containing protein: EGIVGFNTAQAGGGLYIESSHNNTMSNLVVISNTTTSDNAGGGIFLTNSHNNNIFSEIISNSSTGPNPRGGGIRLQNSHSNTIDSKVMFNTTANNAGGIYIINSSFNKISGQIISNTSLNGSGVYIWGGVSNLISALIQNNNNSSYGPIYILSSHFNVISNSQIFSNTAGNTSGIYITSANSNTIISSTFANSSGDTGGVFANNVNGLWILNSYLTNCGPNKVINLQDVQNLTISNCYIGGSSTNTTIGVYETTDIGGHIFVENKFITNNLKALYREAAPLSEITDISLVNNPFVIDASITRDNIVTNQ, translated from the coding sequence TAGAAGGCATAGTTGGATTCAATACTGCCCAAGCAGGCGGAGGTCTGTATATTGAAAGTTCCCACAATAATACTATGTCTAACCTAGTAGTAATAAGCAATACTACAACCTCGGATAACGCCGGCGGAGGAATATTCTTAACAAATTCTCACAATAATAACATATTCTCAGAAATAATAAGCAATTCATCAACAGGACCTAATCCAAGAGGTGGAGGAATAAGACTTCAAAACTCCCACAGCAACACCATAGACTCAAAAGTAATGTTCAACACAACTGCCAACAACGCAGGCGGTATATATATTATCAACTCCAGCTTCAACAAGATCTCAGGACAGATAATAAGCAACACTTCTCTTAATGGCTCCGGTGTATACATATGGGGAGGAGTCAGCAATTTAATAAGTGCTCTAATACAAAATAACAATAATTCCTCATATGGACCCATTTACATCCTTTCCAGCCACTTTAACGTAATATCAAACTCACAAATATTCTCAAACACTGCTGGCAACACCTCGGGAATTTACATAACTTCTGCTAATAGTAACACCATAATATCAAGCACTTTCGCTAATTCCAGTGGTGACACTGGTGGTGTATTTGCTAACAATGTCAACGGATTATGGATACTAAACTCCTACCTAACAAACTGTGGTCCTAATAAAGTAATAAACTTACAAGATGTCCAAAACCTAACAATATCCAACTGCTACATAGGAGGTAGTAGTACAAACACCACTATAGGTGTTTACGAAACTACAGATATTGGCGGACACATATTCGTTGAAAATAAATTCATCACAAATAACTTAAAGGCACTATATAGAGAAGCAGCTCCTCTCTCTGAAATAACTGATATAAGTCTGGTGAATAACCCCTTTGTAATAGATGCTTCTATAACCAGAGATAATATAGTTACTAACCAATAG